In a genomic window of Streptomyces noursei ATCC 11455:
- a CDS encoding serine/threonine-protein kinase: MRPVGSKYLLEEPLGRGATGTVWRARQRETAGAEAAVPGEPGETVAIKVLKEELASDADVVMRFLRERSVLLRLTHPNIVRTRDLVVEGDLLALVMDLVDGPDLHRYLRDNGPFSPVAAALLTAQIADALAASHADGVVHRDLKPANVLLAGSDGAEQMHPMLTDFGIARLADSPGLTRTHEFVGTPAYVAPESAEGRPQTSAVDIYGAGILLYELLTGRPPFAGATALEVLHRHLAEEPQRPAAVPEPLWTVVERCLRKRPEERPSAENLARGLRTVAAGIGAHATPQQAEAALGVAALLAPDPEPATVPGTEGSQGTDAAAPTQVLPTNAPSPYDPGAPTSVLPSTGAPGQGPAPTRAMPPVPPMPAAAPMAGPPEPEGPHPWESQLRAARDRNEQTQVQYLDPQDDPLRRRPQRRPAPAQAPQRPPYGGQPAGYAPQRPPAPQRRQEPPPQRYEPAPLPAREPRPRREPRPRSANPMRIPGLGCLKGCLFTVLLLFVAAWLIWEFTPLQEWIGTTKGFFQQIGDVFASVQHFVQKLGG; encoded by the coding sequence GTGCGGCCGGTAGGCAGCAAGTACCTGCTTGAGGAGCCTCTGGGGCGCGGCGCCACGGGCACCGTCTGGCGTGCCCGCCAGAGGGAGACGGCGGGTGCCGAGGCGGCCGTCCCGGGGGAGCCCGGCGAGACGGTCGCGATCAAGGTCCTCAAGGAGGAGCTGGCGTCCGACGCGGACGTGGTGATGCGCTTCCTGCGCGAGCGCTCGGTCCTGCTGCGGCTGACCCACCCCAACATCGTCCGGACCCGCGACCTGGTCGTCGAGGGCGACCTGCTGGCGCTCGTCATGGACCTGGTCGACGGCCCCGACCTGCATCGCTACCTGCGCGACAACGGCCCGTTCAGCCCGGTGGCGGCGGCGCTGCTCACCGCGCAGATCGCCGACGCGCTGGCCGCCAGCCACGCCGACGGCGTCGTCCACCGCGACCTCAAGCCCGCCAACGTCCTGCTCGCCGGCTCCGACGGCGCCGAGCAGATGCACCCGATGCTGACCGACTTCGGCATCGCCCGGCTCGCCGACTCCCCGGGGCTGACCCGTACGCACGAGTTCGTCGGCACCCCCGCCTATGTGGCGCCGGAGTCCGCCGAGGGCCGTCCGCAGACCTCCGCCGTGGACATCTACGGCGCCGGCATCCTGCTCTACGAGCTGCTCACCGGCCGCCCGCCGTTCGCCGGGGCGACCGCCCTGGAGGTGTTGCACCGGCACCTCGCCGAGGAGCCGCAGCGCCCCGCCGCGGTTCCCGAGCCGCTGTGGACGGTCGTCGAGCGCTGCCTGCGCAAGCGTCCCGAGGAGCGCCCCAGCGCAGAGAACCTCGCGCGCGGGCTGCGCACCGTCGCCGCCGGCATCGGCGCGCACGCCACCCCGCAGCAGGCCGAGGCGGCGCTGGGCGTCGCCGCGCTGCTCGCCCCCGACCCGGAGCCGGCCACGGTCCCGGGCACCGAGGGCTCCCAGGGGACGGACGCCGCGGCCCCCACCCAGGTGCTGCCGACCAACGCGCCCTCCCCCTACGACCCGGGCGCACCGACCAGCGTGCTGCCGTCCACGGGTGCCCCGGGGCAGGGGCCGGCCCCGACGCGGGCCATGCCGCCGGTGCCCCCGATGCCGGCCGCCGCGCCCATGGCCGGTCCGCCGGAGCCCGAAGGGCCGCACCCGTGGGAGTCCCAGCTGCGGGCCGCCCGGGACCGCAACGAGCAGACCCAGGTGCAGTACCTGGACCCGCAGGACGACCCGCTGCGCCGCCGTCCGCAGCGCCGCCCGGCGCCCGCCCAGGCCCCGCAGCGGCCCCCGTACGGCGGTCAGCCCGCCGGGTACGCCCCGCAGCGGCCGCCGGCCCCGCAGCGCCGCCAGGAGCCGCCGCCGCAGCGCTACGAGCCGGCCCCGCTGCCCGCCCGGGAGCCCCGCCCCCGGCGCGAGCCGCGGCCGCGCAGCGCCAACCCGATGCGGATCCCGGGTCTGGGCTGTCTGAAGGGCTGCCTCTTCACGGTGCTGCTGCTGTTCGTGGCGGCCTGGTTGATCTGGGAGTTCACCCCGCTCCAGGAGTGGATCGGGACGACCAAGGGCTTCTTCCAGCAGATCGGTGACGTCTTCGCCAGCGTGCAGCACTTCGTACAGAAGCTCGGCGGCTGA
- the prfB gene encoding peptide chain release factor 2, whose product MAVVDVSEELKSLSSTMGSIEAVLDLDKMRADVAVLEEQAAEPSLWDDPANAQKITSQLSYLQGQLRRAEALRGRVDDLEVLFELAEAEGDEETRAEAERELVDVRKAVDEMEVRTLLSGEYDAREALVSVRAEAGGVDAADFAEKLQRMYLRWAERHGYKTELYETSYAEEAGIKSTTFAVQVPYAYGTLSVEQGTHRLVRISPFDNQGRRQTSFAGVEVLPVVEQTDHIEIDESDLRVDVYRSSGPGGQGVNTTDSAVRLTHIPTGIVVSCQNERSQIQNKATAMNVLQAKLLERRRQEEQAKMDALKGDGGNSWGNQMRSYVLHPYQMVKDLRTEFEVGNPQAVLDGDIDGFLEAGIRWRKQQEQQAK is encoded by the coding sequence GTGGCAGTCGTCGATGTATCCGAAGAGCTGAAGTCCCTCTCCTCGACCATGGGGTCGATCGAGGCCGTCCTGGACCTCGACAAGATGAGGGCCGATGTCGCCGTGCTTGAGGAGCAGGCCGCGGAGCCGTCCCTGTGGGACGACCCGGCGAACGCACAGAAGATCACCAGCCAGCTGTCCTACCTCCAGGGCCAGCTGCGCCGGGCCGAGGCGCTGCGCGGTCGCGTCGACGACCTTGAGGTGCTCTTCGAGCTCGCCGAGGCCGAGGGCGACGAGGAGACCCGCGCCGAGGCCGAGCGGGAGCTGGTCGACGTCCGCAAGGCGGTGGACGAGATGGAGGTCCGCACCCTGCTGTCCGGCGAGTACGACGCCCGCGAGGCGCTGGTGAGCGTCCGTGCCGAGGCCGGTGGCGTGGACGCCGCGGACTTCGCCGAGAAGCTCCAGCGGATGTACCTGCGCTGGGCCGAGCGGCACGGCTACAAGACCGAGCTGTACGAGACCTCGTACGCCGAAGAGGCCGGCATCAAGTCGACCACCTTCGCCGTCCAGGTGCCCTACGCCTACGGCACGCTCTCGGTGGAGCAGGGCACGCACCGCCTGGTGCGCATCTCGCCGTTCGACAACCAGGGCCGCCGTCAGACCTCCTTCGCGGGCGTCGAGGTGCTGCCGGTCGTCGAGCAGACCGACCACATCGAGATCGACGAGAGCGACCTGCGGGTGGACGTCTACCGCTCCTCCGGCCCCGGTGGCCAGGGCGTCAACACCACCGACTCCGCGGTCCGGTTGACGCACATCCCCACCGGCATCGTCGTCTCCTGCCAGAACGAGCGCTCGCAGATCCAGAACAAGGCCACCGCCATGAACGTCCTCCAGGCGAAGCTGCTGGAGCGGCGCCGCCAGGAGGAGCAGGCCAAGATGGACGCCCTCAAGGGCGACGGCGGCAACTCCTGGGGCAACCAGATGCGTTCGTACGTCCTGCACCCGTACCAGATGGTCAAGGACCTGCGGACGGAGTTCGAGGTCGGCAACCCGCAGGCCGTGCTGGACGGGGACATCGACGGCTTCCTGGAGGCCGGCATCCGCTGGCGCAAGCAGCAGGAGCAGCAGGCGAAGTAG
- a CDS encoding serine/threonine-protein kinase: MARKIGSRYTAHQILGRGSAGTVWLGEGPEGAVAIKLLREDLASDQELVGRFVQERAALLSLEHPRVVGVRDLVVDGADLALVMDLVRGTDLRTRLERERRLAPEAAVAIAADVADGLVAAHAARIVHRDVKPENVLLDMQGPLGPGGAHPALLTDFGIARLVDSPRRTLSQPQSGGSTLSLRSAKVIGTPDYLAPEIIEGLPPRASVDVYALATVLYEMLAGFTPFGGGHPGAVLRRHVTESVAPLPGIPDELWQLLLQCLAKAPASRLRAPELAARLREILPGLAGIPPLDIDEPDDEQPADDPEGAPAGSRQEARYPVAAPEGPPRGAVPLVQGAKPDSSRETHTSMRVPGPDELAGGAHGTARAPRAAGERRAGSARHRSSPEAVRRRRIKVGVVAAVVVVAGAVGGLLASGGGDEPGGVRPGVHHPR; encoded by the coding sequence TTGGCACGGAAGATCGGCAGCCGGTACACCGCCCACCAGATCCTGGGGCGCGGCAGTGCCGGCACGGTATGGCTGGGCGAGGGTCCCGAAGGGGCCGTGGCCATCAAGCTGTTGCGTGAGGATCTCGCCTCCGACCAGGAGCTCGTCGGCCGCTTCGTGCAGGAGCGGGCGGCACTGCTGAGTCTGGAGCACCCGCGCGTCGTCGGCGTCCGCGACCTCGTCGTCGACGGCGCCGACCTCGCGCTCGTCATGGACCTGGTCCGCGGCACCGACCTGCGCACCCGTCTGGAGCGCGAGCGGCGGCTCGCCCCCGAGGCCGCGGTCGCCATCGCCGCCGACGTCGCCGACGGCCTCGTCGCCGCGCACGCCGCGCGGATCGTGCACCGCGACGTCAAGCCGGAGAACGTCCTGCTGGACATGCAGGGGCCGCTCGGCCCCGGTGGCGCGCACCCCGCGCTGCTCACCGACTTCGGCATCGCGCGCCTGGTGGACTCCCCCCGCAGGACCCTCTCCCAGCCGCAGAGCGGGGGGTCCACCCTCTCGCTCCGCTCCGCCAAGGTCATCGGCACCCCCGACTACCTCGCCCCGGAGATCATCGAGGGCCTGCCGCCGCGCGCCTCCGTGGACGTCTACGCGCTGGCGACGGTCCTGTACGAGATGCTCGCCGGCTTCACGCCCTTCGGGGGCGGCCACCCCGGTGCGGTGCTGCGCCGCCACGTCACCGAGAGCGTCGCCCCGCTGCCCGGCATCCCGGACGAGCTGTGGCAGCTGCTCCTCCAGTGCCTGGCCAAGGCGCCCGCCTCCCGGCTGCGCGCCCCGGAGCTGGCCGCCCGACTGCGGGAGATCCTGCCCGGCCTGGCCGGCATCCCGCCGCTGGACATCGACGAGCCCGACGACGAGCAGCCGGCGGACGACCCGGAGGGCGCCCCCGCCGGGTCCCGCCAGGAGGCCCGCTATCCGGTGGCGGCGCCCGAGGGCCCGCCGCGCGGCGCGGTCCCCCTCGTCCAAGGGGCGAAGCCGGACTCCAGCCGGGAGACGCACACCAGCATGCGGGTCCCCGGGCCGGACGAGTTGGCCGGCGGCGCGCACGGCACGGCCCGCGCCCCGCGGGCCGCGGGGGAGCGCCGGGCGGGCTCGGCCCGGCACCGCTCCTCCCCGGAGGCGGTGCGCCGCCGTCGGATCAAGGTGGGCGTGGTGGCCGCCGTCGTCGTGGTGGCGGGCGCGGTCGGCGGCCTGCTGGCCTCGGGCGGCGGTGACGAGCCGGGCGGCGTCCGGCCGGGCGTGCACCATCCGCGATAG
- a CDS encoding FtsK/SpoIIIE domain-containing protein, whose translation MQIRLTVLGPRSGPTTRACDVLVTAPAGTALATVAGSLAAAVAGSGADVGTGGSSAPVVLYAGTERLDPQRAALGEPPLIDGAVLSLQGPGPAPAHGLPHGSARLRVVSGPDAGGVHLLHGGQVRIGRSADADVPLDDPDVSRLHCAVTVEPDGSVYIADLRSTNGTIVDGTELGDLAVPLPPGALLRIGESALRLQSPPRTPDPALSATPDGEGHLRVASGRIAPGATAGGATTSGALYAGPAPTAAEADGTPPPAVRWAPGAEATSGDGPGRRRDTPLRGVPAPATGYPHGPATGPGDTPRTPGIPTRGPGGPAADGLFPPAAPATPLPEPTPDPTAHGPGAAGTAAPGAEAPGSLPAHPAHTPGHPGAEHTAEHGARPAGHDATTGHGHEALSGHGAPPTGGQTHGGQQSLAPAESMARKAGRRGGIGAWARRLAGGRPVVDPPDPIPDDAYDDAPAPVDGASRAPAGSAPAGPVADERWPDAAAVLLTALGPGPRLWERGPEHPDALTVRLGTAERDGGRSAAPVSVELRRAGALGLAGPRGRLVGLARSATAQLVALHSPGTLEVVLVSTDRAHTLEERVADWSWLGWLPHVRPTRGQDCRLLLAYDKEQAAARTAELVRRLDDGPLGPGWPSAERAEVASAAARHQGPYTLLIVDGDPGSSALRETTARLAAGGAAAGIHVLCLAETPAASPAFPLAATYEAARVASPAFGECGAVAVLSGDVATALRVVQPGSGPNGTVATVDAVSVAWAERFARALAPLREVEAGGGPGPAAPRAAIPLPESARLLDELGLARATPASLMARWAAVQDTDRPNAAAVLGAGPHGPVVADLAADGTHLLVEGAAATGKTELLRSLAASLAAADRPDRLSLVLVDGAGTERGEGLRVCTDLPHVTTHLAASDPLRMREFAQALSSELKRRAEILAGTPFSEWRTKHLPAPRIIAPRRSAEGTPTSSGTSYPSSTSHPSGTSSTSRAAMASGASPATPPHPDAPSPNTPNALNAPPTSSGSSTSPVSSATSTPPPTFTTSNESQEQTTLRNRCRNKEGGGGTPAGPADPSPTGTLRLRTRPGAPPQDHVHPDETPTHQTAHQTAYQAGAPAAAPMPRLFILVDDFDALVSPALGSTGRPAAGSVVRALEAVARDGVALGVHLIAATGHPDRTEGTATAERAALRIQLGTATDPAEPAPAGSDPVPPGRGWLHRAGDGASTPFQAGRVTGRIPRTSTLRPTVVPLEWSRMGDPPARRPLRELGNGPTDLALLASALQRAAQSSGAPAGPPLV comes from the coding sequence ATGCAGATCCGGCTGACCGTCCTCGGGCCGCGCAGCGGCCCCACCACACGGGCCTGCGACGTCCTCGTGACGGCCCCCGCCGGGACCGCCCTGGCGACGGTCGCCGGCTCGCTCGCGGCGGCCGTGGCGGGCTCCGGCGCGGACGTCGGCACCGGCGGCAGCAGCGCCCCCGTCGTGCTCTACGCCGGCACCGAACGGCTCGACCCGCAGCGCGCGGCGCTCGGCGAGCCGCCGCTGATCGACGGCGCGGTGCTCTCCCTCCAGGGCCCCGGCCCGGCCCCCGCGCACGGCCTGCCCCACGGCTCCGCCCGACTCCGCGTCGTCTCCGGCCCCGACGCCGGCGGCGTCCACCTCCTGCACGGCGGCCAGGTCCGCATCGGCCGCTCCGCCGACGCCGACGTCCCCCTGGACGACCCGGACGTCTCCCGCCTGCACTGCGCCGTCACCGTCGAGCCCGACGGCTCCGTGTACATCGCCGACCTGCGCTCCACCAACGGCACCATCGTCGACGGCACCGAGCTCGGCGACCTCGCCGTCCCCCTGCCGCCCGGCGCCCTGCTGCGCATCGGCGAATCGGCGCTCCGCCTCCAGTCCCCGCCACGCACCCCGGACCCGGCCCTGAGCGCCACCCCCGACGGAGAGGGCCACCTCCGGGTCGCCTCCGGACGGATCGCCCCCGGAGCGACGGCCGGCGGGGCGACCACGTCCGGCGCCCTGTACGCCGGCCCGGCCCCCACCGCCGCGGAGGCCGACGGCACCCCGCCGCCGGCCGTCCGGTGGGCGCCCGGCGCGGAGGCCACGTCCGGCGACGGGCCCGGCCGCCGCCGGGACACCCCGCTGCGCGGCGTTCCCGCCCCGGCCACCGGGTATCCCCACGGCCCGGCGACCGGCCCCGGGGATACCCCCCGCACGCCCGGAATCCCGACCCGGGGCCCGGGCGGCCCGGCAGCGGACGGCCTGTTCCCGCCCGCCGCCCCCGCCACGCCCCTCCCTGAGCCCACCCCCGACCCCACCGCCCACGGGCCGGGCGCAGCCGGCACCGCGGCACCCGGCGCCGAGGCACCCGGCTCGCTCCCCGCCCACCCCGCGCACACACCGGGACACCCCGGAGCGGAACACACAGCGGAACACGGGGCCCGGCCGGCCGGCCACGACGCGACGACCGGGCACGGGCACGAAGCGCTGTCCGGCCACGGAGCCCCGCCCACGGGCGGGCAGACCCACGGCGGACAACAGTCCCTGGCCCCGGCCGAGTCGATGGCCCGTAAGGCGGGCCGCCGTGGCGGCATCGGCGCCTGGGCACGGCGGCTGGCCGGCGGACGCCCCGTGGTGGACCCGCCGGACCCGATCCCGGACGACGCGTACGACGACGCCCCCGCCCCGGTCGACGGCGCGTCCCGCGCACCCGCCGGCAGCGCCCCCGCCGGCCCGGTCGCCGACGAACGCTGGCCGGACGCCGCCGCGGTCCTGCTCACCGCGCTCGGCCCGGGCCCCCGGCTCTGGGAGCGCGGCCCGGAGCACCCGGACGCGCTCACCGTCCGCCTGGGCACGGCGGAGCGGGACGGCGGCCGGTCCGCCGCGCCGGTCTCCGTCGAGCTGCGCCGGGCCGGCGCCCTCGGGCTGGCCGGGCCGCGCGGGCGGCTCGTCGGGCTGGCCCGGTCCGCCACCGCCCAGCTGGTCGCGCTGCACTCCCCCGGGACGCTGGAGGTCGTGCTGGTCAGCACCGATCGGGCGCACACCCTGGAGGAGCGGGTGGCCGACTGGTCCTGGCTGGGCTGGCTGCCGCACGTCCGCCCGACCCGCGGCCAGGACTGCCGGCTGCTGCTCGCCTACGACAAGGAGCAGGCCGCGGCCCGTACCGCCGAGTTGGTGCGACGGCTGGACGACGGCCCCCTGGGCCCCGGCTGGCCCAGCGCCGAGCGCGCCGAGGTGGCCTCCGCCGCCGCCCGCCACCAGGGGCCGTACACCCTGCTGATCGTGGACGGCGACCCCGGCTCGTCCGCGCTGCGCGAGACCACCGCACGGCTCGCGGCGGGCGGCGCTGCGGCCGGCATCCACGTGCTCTGCCTGGCCGAGACCCCGGCCGCCTCCCCCGCCTTCCCGCTGGCCGCGACGTACGAGGCGGCGCGGGTCGCCTCGCCGGCGTTCGGCGAGTGCGGGGCGGTGGCGGTGCTCAGCGGCGATGTCGCCACGGCCCTGCGGGTGGTCCAGCCGGGCTCGGGGCCGAACGGCACGGTCGCGACCGTGGACGCCGTCTCGGTCGCCTGGGCGGAGCGTTTCGCCCGGGCGCTGGCGCCGCTGCGCGAGGTCGAGGCGGGCGGCGGCCCGGGGCCGGCGGCACCGCGCGCCGCCATACCGCTGCCGGAGTCGGCACGCCTGCTGGACGAACTGGGGCTGGCCCGCGCCACCCCCGCGTCCCTGATGGCCCGTTGGGCGGCGGTACAGGACACCGACCGGCCCAACGCCGCCGCAGTACTGGGCGCCGGGCCGCACGGCCCCGTGGTCGCCGATCTCGCGGCCGACGGCACGCATCTGCTCGTCGAGGGCGCGGCGGCCACCGGCAAGACCGAGCTGCTGCGGTCCCTCGCCGCGTCGCTGGCCGCCGCCGACCGCCCGGACCGACTGTCGCTGGTGCTGGTGGACGGCGCCGGCACCGAGCGCGGCGAGGGCCTGCGGGTCTGCACCGACCTCCCGCACGTCACGACGCACCTGGCCGCCTCCGACCCGCTGCGGATGCGGGAGTTCGCCCAGGCGCTCTCCTCCGAACTCAAGCGGCGCGCCGAAATACTGGCCGGCACCCCCTTCTCCGAGTGGCGCACCAAGCACCTCCCGGCCCCGCGCATCATCGCCCCGCGCCGCTCCGCCGAAGGCACCCCCACGTCCTCCGGCACCTCCTACCCCTCCAGCACGTCCCACCCCTCCGGCACCTCCAGCACCTCCCGTGCCGCCATGGCGTCCGGCGCCTCCCCCGCCACACCACCCCACCCCGACGCCCCCTCCCCCAACACCCCCAACGCCCTCAACGCCCCACCCACCTCATCCGGTTCATCCACCTCACCTGTCTCCTCCGCCACCTCCACCCCACCCCCCACTTTCACAACGAGTAACGAATCCCAGGAACAAACTACTCTCCGTAATCGTTGCCGAAACAAGGAAGGAGGCGGCGGCACCCCGGCCGGCCCCGCAGACCCCTCCCCCACGGGCACCCTGCGCCTACGCACCCGCCCCGGCGCCCCACCCCAGGACCACGTCCACCCCGACGAGACGCCGACCCACCAGACGGCTCACCAGACGGCCTACCAGGCAGGAGCCCCGGCGGCCGCCCCGATGCCCCGACTCTTCATCCTGGTCGACGACTTCGACGCCCTGGTCTCCCCGGCCCTGGGCAGCACGGGCCGCCCGGCCGCCGGTTCCGTGGTGCGCGCCCTGGAGGCGGTGGCCCGGGACGGCGTGGCGCTGGGCGTGCACCTGATAGCCGCCACCGGCCACCCGGACCGCACCGAAGGCACCGCCACCGCCGAACGCGCCGCCCTGCGGATCCAGTTGGGCACCGCCACCGACCCGGCCGAGCCGGCGCCGGCCGGCTCCGATCCGGTGCCGCCCGGCCGCGGGTGGCTGCACCGCGCGGGGGACGGCGCGTCCACGCCGTTCCAGGCGGGCCGGGTGACCGGGCGGATACCCCGTACGTCCACGCTGCGGCCGACCGTGGTGCCCCTGGAGTGGTCGCGGATGGGCGACCCGCCGGCCCGGCGCCCGCTGCGCGAACTGGGCAACGGCCCGACGGACCTGGCACTGCTGGCCAGCGCGCTGCAACGGGCCGCCCAGTCCTCGGGCGCGCCGGCGGGGCCACCGTTGGTGTGA